GGATTTACCATCATGACTACTTTAGCTATTAAATATGATAAAAGTCCATTTAGGGTATCTATGCTGCATTTATGTAGGATTATGATTATCAAATTGGTGGTTCCTTTTACTTTTATGGCCTTGTTATAGAAGTAAATGGAAATGTTGAAATACCAGCCCAAGTTTAAGAGGGCTGGTGTTTTGTTGTTTTTGGATTTTTCTAGAGGTTTTTGCCCTAAGTTAATAGAAATAGTTATAATCAGAAGAAATTTCATATGTGTAAAAGAAGGAGAATAGCTATAATATATCCTCAAGCTCTAAAAAACCATGTTGAGAATATAGGGCCTTTTAGGTAATGGTTTACTTTTTTTTATTGCTGTGGGGCTGGCTGCTCCACTTTTTGAAGAGGTTATTTTTAGAGGATTAATTTTTGACGAACTTGAAGGAAAACTTTCTATTAAATCTGCTATAATATTACAAGCGGTTTTATTTGGAGTATATCATATGAATATGGTACAAGGTGTTTACACTACGGTAATGGGAGTTCTTTTAGGGTTATCTATCGTTTGGGCTGGATCCATATGGAATACATGCAGGTAATAATATTTTTAGCATTTTGTTAGAGGATTTTCCGTTTAAACACTTTATAGATCAAGTGACACCGTTAGGAATTGTGTTTGTGCAGATTTCTATTTTTATTATTATGCCTGTTTATTTATGGTGCCTTTACAAACATAGAATAGATTTTAAACCTAAGGATCCAGAATCTGAAATAAAGACTGAAATTGTTCAGAACAGCCCATTAGTATGGATAAGTAGGAGTCTATCACAGTGATAAGTTAGTTAGAAATAATTAAGAGCGCAAGATACTGTGACGGACAGGAAAAAGGGAGGTGCAGAAGATAAAGGTGAAAGTGCGGTAGCTAGTTAAAATTTTGGAAAAAGTACATAAATTTATACTTGAGGTGAAAATGTATGAAATTAATATCGTGGAATGTCAACGGACTAAGGGCGTGTTTAAAGAAAGGATTTTTAGATTCCTTCAAAGAATTAGATGCTGATATCTTCGCTGTACAGGAGACAAAGCTTCAACCAGGTCAGGTCGAACTAGATGTTCAAGGGTACTATGACTATTGGAATTATGCTAAAAATAAGAAAGGTTACTCTGGGACAGTTATTTTTACTAAGGTAAAACCATTAAATGTTCAAAACGGAATAGGTTTAGAAGAACATGACCAGGAAGGAAGGACAATTACTTTAGAGTTTGATGGGTTCTTTTTTGTTAATGTGTATACTCCAAACTCTCAAAGAGGTCTTGCTAGACTAGATTATAGGATGAATTGGGAAGAAAATTTTAGAGAGTATCTAAAGAAGTTAGATGAGAAAAAACCTGTGATTTTATGTGGTGATTTTAACGTCGCTCATAAAGAAATTGATATCAAAAATCCTAAAAGCAACAGAAAGAATGCTGGCTTTACAATAGAGGAGCGGGATAAACTTACTCAGTTACTAAAGGCGGGATTTATCGATACTTATAGAAACTTTTACCCTAAAAGAGAAGAGGCCTATACATGGTGGTCCTATATGCGCCAAGCTAGAGATAGAAATATAGGGTGGAGGTTAGATTATTTTATAGTATCTGAGCGCTTAAAAGATAAATTAAACGATTCCATAATTTATGATGATATAATGGGGAGTGACCATTGTCCAGTTGGGTTAAAACTAGATAATTTAACTTAACATTTTTGTTCAATTTATGTTACCATAAACTTTTGAGATTATCATAAGGAGTGGTTAGACATGTTGGACACAAACTATAGAGTTACTGACAAAGAAACTTGGTATGGAAGAGTAGATAGCAAGGAAAATTATGATGCTTTTAGATGGCATCAATGGGTGCAGCTATTAAATCTAAATGACAAAAATTTATCCCAATATATGGGTGAGCTTGGTTTTGCTTTTATAGGGTTTTGTTGTGATGAGGGTGTAAAAAAAAATAAAGGGCGAGAAGGTGCTGCTAAAGGCCCTTTTGCTATCAGACAAGAGTTAGCTAATCTGCCTTGTAGGTTTTCTCAAGAAGTTAAACTATTTGATGCAGGAGATATTTGGTGTGATGGTGTGTCGTTGGAAAAAAGTCAGGATTTACTTGCTAAAGCAGTGCAAAGGATTTTGGATTTAAACTTATTTCCAATTATTCTAGGAGGTGGGCATGAACTTGCTTTTGGTAGTTTTAACGGTATTAAAAATCATCTAACTTCAAAAAAGCAAAATGCTAACCTTGGAATAATTAATTTCGATGCACATTTTGATTTGCGGCCATACTCTAATGGAGGAAGCTCTGGTACAATGTTTAAACAGATTGCAGATGATTGTATAAAAACAAAAACGGATTTTAATTATCTTTGTCTTGGAATTCAAAATCATAGTAATACAAAGGCTTTATTTAATATAGCAGAAGAACTTGGTGTTAATTATGTGCTAGCAAAAGATATAATTTATAATGATACTTGGGCTGTCTTGGAACAAATTGATACGTTTATTAGGCCAATTGATGAAATATATATTACGATCTGTTCTGATGTATTTTCGTCGGCTTTTGCCCCTGGAGTTAGTTCTACACAGCCACTAGGTTTGAATCCTGAGCAAGTATTGAAGTTTATTAAGTATATTTTAAGGACAAAAAAAGTAGTGGGATTTGATGTAGCTGAAGTTTCCCCAAGATTTGATCAAGATAATACTACAGCTAACTTAGTTTCTGTATTGATATTTGCTTTGGTGACAACTATGGCTACAAACTGTAAATTATCGTGGTAAAAATGTGATGTGTTTCTCTTGTTAAACAAAAGATGTAAAATAGTGGAATAAATGAATACTATTGGGGTTTGACAATCACTTTAGATAGTATATAATGTTGATATTGAAAATAAGATGTAGTATAAGACTTAATTGACGTGGGGTGAGGATGATTTTAAAAAAGATTTTTGGTATGACAGTGGTATTTCTATTGCTGCTAATAGGTATAGGAACGGTTTTTTCTCAGAACTATACAGAAGTAACTATATTTAAAGATAATGAAGTATTTACTGTTAATACTCAAGAAAAAAGAGTGGGGGAAATTTTGAAAGAATCTGAAATGGATATTAATGAATATCATAAAGTTTACCCTGATAAAAGTGAACTATTGGAATCTAAGTATATTTATATTGAAACAGGAAGTAAAGTAACAATCGATGTTGATGGCGAACAAAAAGAGATAATAAGTTGGGAACCAAACATTGAGTCACTTTTATTTTCTCAAAGGATTGAGTTAGGAGATAAAGATATATTAAGTTTGGATAAAGGTACTGAGCTTGAGGATGGTCTAAAAGTAGATATAACAAGAGTAACAAAAGAAACTGTTGTTGAAGAGGAAGAGGTAGGTTTTGAAACTGAACATGTTGACAACTCTAATTTGTTATCGGGGAGTACTGAGGTTAAAAATGAAGGTAACAAAGGAGTTAGAAAGATAACATATGAGCATATTTTTCATGATGGTGAAAAAGTAAGTAGTAAAAAAATAGATGATGAAATAGTCAAAGAACCTAAAAATCAAATAGTTTATGTTGGGACAAAAGAGGAGCAGGTAGCTAGTTCAAATTCATCAAGAGATGATAGAGCACCCCAAGCTTCTCGTGGTAGAACTGAAGAAACATCAGGAGAGGTGTTTACGGGAAAGGCTTCTTATTATGGTAGTGAACTACATGGCCAACTCACAGCTAGTGAAGAAGTATTTGATAAAAACAAATTTACTGCTGCTCATCCTACTTTAGAATTTGGGACTGTTGTAAGGGTAACCTTAAAATCCACAGGTAGAAGTGTTGATGTGCGAATCAATGACCGAGGGCCCCATGTTCCTGGTATAATGATTGACTTATCTAAAGCAGCAGCTTCTGAGATTGGTTTAGTTGGACCAGGTATAGGAGAGGTAAAAGTAGAAGTTATAAAATAAAAAAAGTTTAAAGCGCTGCCAAAAGCAGCGCTTTTTATGTTAGTGCGCTCAGCATGCGTTAACTTGGCGGGGGAAAGTCCGCTGTGGGCTTGGTAGTGGGAATTATTAGGGAAAAGCAGGTCAAAACCTTTATTTAGCCACGAAAACGTCTATATTTGCTTATTCTGCTGGGACTAAGAGCTGGATTAGAAATTAGATTTGATGCCGGGTCTGTAATGGCCATCACGACCTCAAGGTGGTATAAAGTGTTCTCATTGGATTTCTAGGATTATTACACTACTGTATGAGCTTTCTAACAGTAACTTTTATGCCTAGTTTGAATAGCTAGTTTATTTTATTACTGACCTAGCATGTAGCTAGTTTGGAAAAAGAATTTGGTCCCAGCATGTAGCTAATTTATACGTTTTAGTGGCCAACTAAGGACTTAAATGTGATCTTACTATTTTGACCTTTGTAGTGATGGATATTTAGCGTTGGTAGCTAAACATGCTTTGTAAGGCAAGTCAAAACCTTTATTAGCCACGAAAACGTCGATATTTGCTTATTCTGCTGGGACTAAGAGCTGGATTAGAAATTAGATTTGATGCCGGGTCTGTAATGGCCATCACGACTTCCAAGGTGGTATAAAGTGTTCTTGTTGGATTTCTAAGATTATTACACTATTGTATGAGCTTTCAAATAGTAACTTTTATGCCTAGTTTGAATAGCTAGTTTATTTTATTACTGACCCAGCATGTAGCTAATTTATACGTTTTAGTGGCCAACTTAGGGCTTAAATATCATCTATTTTGACCTTCGTAGTGATGGATATTTCTTTGGAAAGCAGGTCAAAACCTTTATTAGCCACGAAAACGTCGATATTTGCTTATTCTGCTGGGACTAAGAGCTGGATTAGAAATTAGATTTGATGCTGGGTCTGTAATGGCCATCGGCGACTTCCAAGGTGGTATAAAGTGTTTTCATTGGATGTTATTACACTACTGTATGAGCCTTTTTAAAACATAGCATGTCAAATGGAGTGAATTTTATGACTAGTTAAATAGCTATTTTAATCAGTAGATGAGATAATTTGAATTGATTAGTTTAGAAGGGTTTTTATATATTATGACGAATTAATAATATTAGCCTAAGTTATTAACGTAGTGTAAAATTTGCAAATGTTAGGATGAAAACAATAATGATTAAGAGAAAAACACCAGATTTTGGTATGCTACTTGTTACTTTTATATTGCTTGGCATTGGCTTGGTGATGGTATATAGTTCCACGGCCGTTTTATCTTTAAACAATTTTGGTACTAGCTTTTATTATTTAAAGAGACAAGTTTTATTTGTAATCCTTGGGCTTATATGTATGTACATATGTATGTGTTTAAATTATTGGAAATGGAAACAGTTACTTAAGATACTTTTTTTGCTAAACTTTGCTTTTCTGTTACTAGTTCTCATCCCTGGTGTTGGACATGAAGTTGGAGGAGCGACTAGATGGATTAACCTAGGCTTTATGCGATTTCAACCTTCAGATTTAACTAAATTTGTTACCGTGTTGTTTACTGCCAATTATTTATCATCTAGAGATGAGAGAGTCAAAAATTTTTTTGGAGGAACGTTACCGTTAATGATAGTTTTGGGGATAACATTTGCCTTGATTATGCAACAACCTGATTTTGGCACTGGTATGACTATTGTAGGTTTTGTGGGTATTATGCTTTTCATCGCAGGAGCACCTTTTAAGCAACTTGTACCATTGGGGGTTGTTGGTGTATCTGGTTTGCTAGTAATTGCTCAATTGGCACCATATAGATTACAAAGAATGACAGTTTTTTGGGATCCATGGGTTGACCCTCTTGGTTCAGGCTATCAAATAATTCAGTCTTTATATGCAGTAGTAGGTGGAGGACTTACGGGAGTTGGACTTGGAGCTAGCAAGCAAAAAATGGATTATTTGCCAGAGGGTCAAACTGATTTTATTTTTTCTATTTTAACTGAAGAGTTAGGATTTTTAGGTGGTACTTTTGTAATAGTATTATTTTGCCTTTTTACTTGGAGAGGCTTCAAAATTGCGGCAGCAGCTCCGGATAGATTTAGCTATCTTTTGGCTGTTGGTCTTACTGTTATGATATCATTCCAAGCTTTTATTAACATAGGCGTGGCTATAGCTATGTTACCTACAACAGGGTTGACCCTACCTTTAATAAGCTTTGGAGGAACTTCTTTGTTAATAACACTGTCAAGTATAGGTGTGATTTTAAATATTTCTAGATTTTCTACAGAATAAAAAAACAGATTGCAGGAATAATATACCTCGGTGTTGAATAAAATATATACTTAAGAGAAATGTGTGTCACTGTATTAATTTTTAAACTACTTAAAAATTGTGGAGGTGCAGGTAAATGGAAGAACAAAATTTGTTGGTAAATGAAGGTTATGGAACAATTAGAATAGCAGATGAAGTTGTAGCAGTAATTTCTGGTATTGCAGCCACAAACATTGAAGGAGTAGCCGGCATGAGTGGAGGGGTAGCTGGTGATTTAGCTGAGATGATTGGTCGCAAAAACCTTTCTAAAGGAATAAAAGTAAATGTCGGCGAGACAGAAACTGCTATCGACATTTTTATTGTTGTGGAATATGGTACAAAAATTCCTGATGTGACAAAGAAAATACAAGACGAAGTTAAGAAAAATGTAGAAAATATGACAGGCTTATCTGTAGTAGAGGTAAATGTTCATGTTACAAGTGTTAAAATTGAAGACGAAAACAAGAAGAAAAAAGAACAGCCTAAGCTTAAATAATCAGCAAAATAGATTGGAAAAGTAGAACGGGTACTTAAAAATACTCGTTCTACTTTTTATTTTATTGTAGAATAATATATTGTATGACATTATAACGTTGTAGAAAAACATTAATAGCTAAAAAAGGATAAATGTGATATACTAATATTCGGGTTATCGTTTAATATGCCTAAAATCTATAATATGAGGTGGTAAATAAATGAAAACTAAAATTGGGATTAACGGTTTTGGCAGAATTGGTAAGGCTGTACTTAAAGCATCTTTTGCGGAAAAACAAGATATTGAAATAGTTGCTATTAACAGCACCTCGGGGCCCGAAAAACATGCTCATATTCTAAAATATGATTCTTTATATGGAGTTATGGATCAAGAAGTTACGGCAACTGAGGACGCTTTGATTATTGATGATAAAATAATTAAATTTACAGCTTATAGAGACCCTGCTGATATACCTTGGTCAGATATGGGAGTTGAAATTGTTATAGAATCAACCGGAATTTTTTTGACAAAGGAAGCGGCTTCAAAACATTTTGAAGGTGGAGCTAAAAAAGTTATACTATCAGCTCCTGCTAAAGGGGGGGAAGATCTAACTGTAGTTATGGGGGTAAATGAAGCCCAATATAATCATAGAAGGCATCATATTTTATCAAATGCTTCATGTACAACTAATTGTTTAGCACCTATTGCTAAAGTTTTGGAAAAAGCCTTTGGAATTGAAAAAGGGTTGATGACCACTATCCATGCCTTTACAAATGATCAACGGGTGCTGGACATGCCTCATAAAGATTTACGTCGGGCTAGGTGTGCAAGTGAGTCTATTATACCCACTACAACAGGAGCTGCAAAAGCTGTTGCTAAGGTAATACCTAGTTTGGAAGGAAGACTTAATGGAATGGCAATGCGTGTTCCAATTCCTGTTGGCTCGGTGGTAGATCTAGTAGTTGAGTTGAAGAAAGACGTAAGTGTAGAGCAAGTAAATTCTAAGTTAAAAGAAATGGCAGAATCTGAGTTAAAAGGTATTTTAGGGTATAGTGAAGCACCACTAGTGTCTATCGATTATAAAAAAGATCCTAGATCTTCTATTGTTGATGGACTTTCTACTATGAAAGTTAGGAACAACATGATTAAGGTAGTTGCATGGTATGATAATGAATGGGGTTATTCATGCAGATTATTAGATCTAGCAAGTTATGTAGCAAAGTCTTTGCAGAGTGTAAACAATCAAGATTTCAAAGCTATTTAATTTCATAAGCAAAGGAAGGCTGGCACTTAAAAAGACAGCCTTCCTTTCCTTTACTAATATAAAAAGTGATTTATTATGTTATAATACCCCCCTTTTAAGCGCTCTGTTAGACTATTTTTCTCCACTACTATTTGTTGTATATATGTTGGACGAATCCATGAAGCCTCTTTTATACCTTTATCACTAACAGCTTTATAGTAATATTCAGATGTAAACTCTTCTTTGGATTTATGTTTATCGTATTTTTCAACTTTTGTCAGAAAAAAATTGTATGTTAACGGGGCTACTTGAATTAACTTTTGATGATTTAAATCAGGTTGAACAAGCATCGTTTTGTCATCAATATAAAAATAGGCGAAAAATTCTGCAAAATATTCTCCTGGACAGTCTGTATAATATTTTCTTTTAAAAACGTTTTCAGCTTCCATTGAGGTTATTGAATAAAATTCGTCTTCGTATGAAATACTGTTATACAAAAGGATATCAACTAAGTGTCCTATTTCATGTAAGCTAACCTTTACAGCCAATGAATAGTCTATGCGGGTTATTGCTAGTTTCTTTGGATAATAAGCAATACCCACAGTTCTTTCAGTTAATTTCGACCCCCATGGCAAAACCATGTTTTTTTCAAATTCAGGTTGATTTCCGATGTGCCCATAAACAAATCTAAACTTAGCACCCATGCAAACTAAATCTTCTAATATTTCAATGGGGATGCTTTGCATTTCTCCTATAGATTTAATTACTAAATCTTTATCAAATATTGAATGAGGCAGTTGGATAAACTGGTACATTAAGCTTTTAAATTGTATGTTATCTGATGATGGCTCGATTACTGACTCCAGAGTTTTAAAATACTCAACTTGTTCTACTGCATCTATAAAAGGAGTTAAAGTTTCCTTTGCTGTTTGAGGAGGGCGAATATTGAGATGTATATAGTAGTTTGATCGTTCACCCTCATTGTTAATGGTGTTTATAAGTGCTTGGCTCATGCTTTTTGAAACTTTTTCTCCATTTTGGTTGTAGAAATCACCTTCTTTTATTTGCCCATATAAAAAACTTCCGTCAAAGAATTTATTACCATTATCTTGGTATATAACTGCATTACCGTGAGGTAATCCATGTTTCCAATATCCCTCATAAATTAACATGTCTTCTGTAAAAAATTTAACATTACCTTTGTAAACGTTTTCTGTCCATTTTCCTTTATAAGTAATAGAGTTATTTTTATCAAGGGAACCATCCCAATAGCCATCATGGTTTACAAGTTGGAAGTTATCTTTTGGAAACATTATTCCATCAATAAAATTTCCTTCAAAAATTAGGTTTTCCTGTGAATTATATAATGACCCTTTACCGTATTTATTTCCATACTTCCAACGCCCTTCATATTTTAAATTGCCGTTACTGTAAAAAAGTTTTCCATGCCTATGGGGGGAGCCGTTTTTCCAAAAGCCCTCGTATCGTAAGGCGCCTCTTTGGTATAATTTACCATTTCCGTTTAACTTACCATCTTTGAAGTCACCTTCTGCTTTAATGTTACCAGTCTGAGTTAACAGTTTGCCTTTTCCGTTTGGAACACCATTTACTACAGAACCTTTATATTTCACAGACCCATTGGAGTAGTAAATATGGTTAGCAGCTCCAAAGCTGTATAGTAAAGTAGTAGCTATAATTATATTAATGGCAAGTAGTGCTATAGCAATTATTCCGCTAATTTTCAACTTTTTAATAGTGGAAGGTGAAGTTAAATTTGTTTTTAATTGATGCAAGACACATCTTATAGACTTTCGTTGTTTAAAAAAATTAAAAATCTTTCTTTCTAGTAAACAGTAAGCAGGGATTAAGAATAACCCCCATAAATAAAACAACAACAAAAGAACAGTGTCGTCAGATATGCGATGCAAAAGAATTGACACAACAATAAAAACAGTAAAAAAAAGTTTTTTAGCTCTTTTTTTCATATTTATCCCCCTTATACTAACAAATGAAATCATTCAATGTTTTACAGTTAATATATAGTTATTTTCGAATTGTCTGTATATTAATTGTAAAACAAAAACATTACGAAAATATTACAGGCTGTTTTTTTATAAATATTAATTTGAGTTTAAATTATAAAGGTTTTCCTGAAGTAGGGAAAACTTTTTTTGTTTTAAAAATAATTCATAAACCTGTCCTTTTATAAATAACTATTTCTAAAGGGGGACAGGCGATGAAAAATAAGTTGAATGAAGTATTGCTGTTTTTTCCTGAACCACTTAGGTCTGTTTTTAAAAAAGCTATAGAAAAAGAAGGTGACAACATAGAAGAAATAAGGGTTAGAGCAGGTCGACCATTAGCTATTGGAATAGATGGTGGTGACTATTATTTATCAAAAGAAGGAGAGGTTGATACTGGTTCCCCTATGATAGTATCTACTGATCAAATTGAAAGCGCTATCCAGCTGATATTTAATTATTCTTACTACTCTGTGGAAGAAGAGCTTAAAAATGGTTTTGTGACCGTAAAAGGTGGACATAGAGTGGGAATAATAGGCAAGGCTGTTATGCAAAAAGGGGAAGTTAAAACGCTAAAGGAGATTAGTGGAATCAACTTCAGGATTGCAAGGCAGGTAACTAAGTTAGCTACTAAGGTGATGCCTTATGTTTTAGAGTCAGGAAGGTTTTTAAATACAATGATTATTTCACCACCTAATTGTGGGAAAACCACCCTTCTGAGAGACATGGTAAGAAGCTTAAGTGATGATTATAGATTTAAGGTTGGGGTAGTTGATGAAAGGTCTGAAATTGCTGCTTCATATCACGGGAAACCTCAACTGGATGTTGGGTGTAGGACTGATGTGCTTGATGGTTGTCCTAAAGATGAAGGTATGAACCTTTTGATTCGCTCGATGTCACCAGACATTATTGCTACTGATGAATTGGGCCGTCGACAAGATATCGATGGTGTTGAACAAGCTATGACTTGTGGAGTTGGGTTATTAACAACGGTACATGGGTTAGATTTAGAAGATTTAAAGAGTAAAAAATGGGTAAATAAAGTGCTGGACTTGAACTATTTTAAGAGGCTTGTTGTGTTATCGCGTAAGGATGGTGTTGGTACTGTAGAGGAGATAGTAGATCTTAAAACAAGCCAAAAAGTGACGGGAGGGATAATAAATGCTAAAGATTATTGGGGCGGTAGTTTTAATAGCAGCAACAACAAGTTACGGATTTCAAAAGGCCCAAAAATTACAACAACGTACTACAGCCCTTAGAGTATTTCAAAACGGCTTATCTATGCTTCAGACGGAAGTTAGCTATGGACACACACCTTTGCCTGAAGCTCTTAAAAATGTGGCATGCGCCCTTCCATCTCCCCAAAAGGAATTTTTTATCAACATTTCTGCTAATTTAGAAAAGTGTGATGGGTTTATGTTACAGCGTTATTGGACAGAAGAGTTAAAAAAGGAAGCTTACCACTTTCTAACGGTAAGGGATAAAGATATTTTACAAACTCTTGGTTTTTCTTTAGGCAAAAGTGGAATAGATGAGCAAATGAAACATATATCTTTAACATTAAACAAGCTTAATGCAGCAGAACGAGAAAGTGAAATTGAATACAAGAAAAACGGTAAGATGTGGAAATATCTTGGTTTTTTTACTGGCTTGGCATTGGTATTAGTGTTGTTATAAAGGGGGAGGTCTTGTGCCGAATGTTGATGTGATTTTTCAAATAGCAGGTATTGGTATTTTAATAGCTATTTTTAGCATTGTGTTAGAACAGGCTCAAAAAAAAGAACAAGGGCAGATGCTTACTTTGGGTGGGGTTGTAGTAATTCTGCTAATCGTATTAAATCTTATAGCAGATTTATTTGAAACAATTAAGACAATTTTCCACTTATAACTGAGGTGATAGCTGTGGAAATAATGAGTGTAGTAGCTTTTGGAATAGTTGCTAGTATAATTATTGTTATCATAAAACAGCAAAAGCCAGAAATAGCAATGCAGCTAGCTCTTGCTGCCGGTGCCCTTATTTTTTTGGCGTTAATTAGTCAAATATATACAGTGGTTAGGACTATAGAGGATATGGCATATAAAGCAGAACTTAATGTGATGTTTTTAGGAACTATGCTTCGTATTATTGGTATTGCTTACATAACGGAGTTTGGTTCACAGGTTTGTAAAGATGCTGGACAAGGGGCGGTTGCTTCTAAGGTTGAGTTTGCGGGTAAGATTATGATGTTACTTTTAGCGCTCCCCATAGTTTCTATGATTCTTCAAACTTTAGTAAGTATATTACCATAGACTTAGGGGGATTAATGATGAAAAAAAAAATGGGGGCCATTTTTTTAACACTAATAATTTTGGTTATGTTTTCCTCCGATGCTTTGGCAGACCAACACCAAGAGTCAGAGGAAATGATTGATCTAGTTGAGCTTGAAGATCAATGGCTTCAGCTAGAGTCTGAGTTTGGAGACTACATGCCTCAGTTAGATTTAAGGGATATGATTACAGGTCAAGGAAGCGGAGCATTTAGTGTAGGAGATTTTTTAAAAAATATCTTAGCTTTTTTATTCAAGGAAGTAGTTACTAATCTTAGGCTTATGAGTCAGCTTATCTTATTGGCAGTGTTAGGTGCCATTTTAGAAAATCTAAAAAGTGCTTTTGGTAGCGAGACAACTACAAAGCTGGCTCAAAGTGTTGTTTTCCTAGTGCTTTTTGGAATAGCGTTAAATAGTTTTACTATGGCGATGCAATGGTCTAGGGACGTAGTAAACTCAATGGTGGATACAATACAAGCTATGATTCCGATTTTACTTACCCTATTAGCCTCTATGGGATCTGTAGCTTCTGTAGCAGTATTTAAACCATTGGTAATTTTCATAGTAAATGTTGCAGCAGTTGTTATAAGGGATATAGTCTTTCCTCTAATTTTTTTATATACAATTTTAAGTTTAGTTAGTACAATTAGCTCTTTTAACATTAATAAACTAGCTGATTTTTTGAAGGAGTGTAGCATGCAGGTTTTAGGATTTACGTTAATAATTTTTGTTTTTATAACTTCGATTCAAGGTGTAGGTGCTGCAGTTGTAGATGGTGTGGGGCTTAAAACAGGAAAATTTACTGCAAAAGCTTTTATCCCAGGAGTTGGAGGGCTCTTTGCAGATGCCTTTGATTCTGTAGCCGGAGCTTCCCTAGTTTTGAAAAATGCAGTGTCAATATATGGGATGTTATTGATCATTTTCATTGCTATTTTTCCACTTTTAAAAATTATAGCTCTTACGATAATATATAGATTAAGTGCGGCAATTTTACAGCCTTTAGGTGATACTCCTGTTGTAAAATCCCTAGAGGTTATGGCTAACTGCTTAATGATGCTGTTTATAGCTGTTTTTGGAGCTTCCATAATGTTTTTTATGGCTATTACAATAATTTTTGGAGCTGGAAACATAACTCAGATGATAAGGTAGGTGGTGGAATGTTAGAGTTTGTAATGAATCCCCTTAACAATGTGGTTCACAACTTGGTTGTGCTGGTCATTTTAGCAACTTTTTTAGAGATGCTACTTCCAGAAAACGATATGCGAAAGTATGCTCGTCTTATCTTTGGACTTATGATTTTAGCTACCATATTACACCCCGTTGCACTCCTTCTTAATCATATGGAACGTTTGCCCAACGATGGGTATCAATATAGTTACATAGAAATTGAAGATGAGCAGTTTGATGAAAATACAGTAAATAGGGTATTAGATCAGTATAAAGAAAACATAGCTCTTCAAACTAAGAGTATTATTGAGCCTTATGCTGACGGATACGAGATAGAAATAAAAGTAGAGGTGATTGAAGATTATAGCGATG
This genomic interval from Proteinivorax tanatarense contains the following:
- the spoIIIAD gene encoding stage III sporulation protein AD, with the protein product MSVVAFGIVASIIIVIIKQQKPEIAMQLALAAGALIFLALISQIYTVVRTIEDMAYKAELNVMFLGTMLRIIGIAYITEFGSQVCKDAGQGAVASKVEFAGKIMMLLLALPIVSMILQTLVSILP
- the spoIIIAE gene encoding stage III sporulation protein AE, yielding MKKKMGAIFLTLIILVMFSSDALADQHQESEEMIDLVELEDQWLQLESEFGDYMPQLDLRDMITGQGSGAFSVGDFLKNILAFLFKEVVTNLRLMSQLILLAVLGAILENLKSAFGSETTTKLAQSVVFLVLFGIALNSFTMAMQWSRDVVNSMVDTIQAMIPILLTLLASMGSVASVAVFKPLVIFIVNVAAVVIRDIVFPLIFLYTILSLVSTISSFNINKLADFLKECSMQVLGFTLIIFVFITSIQGVGAAVVDGVGLKTGKFTAKAFIPGVGGLFADAFDSVAGASLVLKNAVSIYGMLLIIFIAIFPLLKIIALTIIYRLSAAILQPLGDTPVVKSLEVMANCLMMLFIAVFGASIMFFMAITIIFGAGNITQMIR
- the spoIIIAA gene encoding stage III sporulation protein AA, yielding MKNKLNEVLLFFPEPLRSVFKKAIEKEGDNIEEIRVRAGRPLAIGIDGGDYYLSKEGEVDTGSPMIVSTDQIESAIQLIFNYSYYSVEEELKNGFVTVKGGHRVGIIGKAVMQKGEVKTLKEISGINFRIARQVTKLATKVMPYVLESGRFLNTMIISPPNCGKTTLLRDMVRSLSDDYRFKVGVVDERSEIAASYHGKPQLDVGCRTDVLDGCPKDEGMNLLIRSMSPDIIATDELGRRQDIDGVEQAMTCGVGLLTTVHGLDLEDLKSKKWVNKVLDLNYFKRLVVLSRKDGVGTVEEIVDLKTSQKVTGGIINAKDYWGGSFNSSNNKLRISKGPKITTTYYSP
- a CDS encoding anthrax toxin lethal factor-related metalloendopeptidase, which translates into the protein MKKRAKKLFFTVFIVVSILLHRISDDTVLLLLFYLWGLFLIPAYCLLERKIFNFFKQRKSIRCVLHQLKTNLTSPSTIKKLKISGIIAIALLAINIIIATTLLYSFGAANHIYYSNGSVKYKGSVVNGVPNGKGKLLTQTGNIKAEGDFKDGKLNGNGKLYQRGALRYEGFWKNGSPHRHGKLFYSNGNLKYEGRWKYGNKYGKGSLYNSQENLIFEGNFIDGIMFPKDNFQLVNHDGYWDGSLDKNNSITYKGKWTENVYKGNVKFFTEDMLIYEGYWKHGLPHGNAVIYQDNGNKFFDGSFLYGQIKEGDFYNQNGEKVSKSMSQALINTINNEGERSNYYIHLNIRPPQTAKETLTPFIDAVEQVEYFKTLESVIEPSSDNIQFKSLMYQFIQLPHSIFDKDLVIKSIGEMQSIPIEILEDLVCMGAKFRFVYGHIGNQPEFEKNMVLPWGSKLTERTVGIAYYPKKLAITRIDYSLAVKVSLHEIGHLVDILLYNSISYEDEFYSITSMEAENVFKRKYYTDCPGEYFAEFFAYFYIDDKTMLVQPDLNHQKLIQVAPLTYNFFLTKVEKYDKHKSKEEFTSEYYYKAVSDKGIKEASWIRPTYIQQIVVEKNSLTERLKGGYYNIINHFLY
- the spoIIIAB gene encoding stage III sporulation protein SpoIIIAB translates to MLKIIGAVVLIAATTSYGFQKAQKLQQRTTALRVFQNGLSMLQTEVSYGHTPLPEALKNVACALPSPQKEFFINISANLEKCDGFMLQRYWTEELKKEAYHFLTVRDKDILQTLGFSLGKSGIDEQMKHISLTLNKLNAAERESEIEYKKNGKMWKYLGFFTGLALVLVLL
- the spoIIIAC gene encoding stage III sporulation protein AC, which translates into the protein MPNVDVIFQIAGIGILIAIFSIVLEQAQKKEQGQMLTLGGVVVILLIVLNLIADLFETIKTIFHL